The segment CGATCTTTGATTTCGGTCGCCGCAAAGGCAGCCTGAGCGTGGCCGAGGCGCGCGAGGATATCGCGGTCGCAAGCTATGAGAAAACCGTCCAGACCGCGTTTCAGGAAGTGTCGAACGCGCTTGCCGGGCGTCGTTACCTTGCCGAACAGGTGTCGGCGCAGGAACGCGGCACCGAGGCGCAGCGCCGGATCGCCAATCTCGCGCGCACCCGCTACCGCGAGGGCGTGGCCGATTATCTCGAGGTGCTCGACGCCGAACGCAACCTCTTCTCGGCCGAGCAGGCGCTGCTCCAGCTCCGCCGGGCAGAGGCCGAAAATCTCGTCACGCTCTATGTCGCCTTGGGCGGCGGCGTGGTCGAACGGTCGATAACGGCGCAGCCCTGATCGGGGCTGCGCCGTACGCGCTTACAGCTTGTCCGCGAAACCGTCGGTCGCGCGGATCAACTGGTCCAGAATGCCGGCTTCGTCATAGGCGTGGCCGGCATCGCCGATCATGTGGAACGCCGCCTCGGGCCAGGCGCGGTGCAGGTCCCACGCCGTCCTGGGCGGCGTCGCCGCATCATAGCGCCCCTGGATGATCACGCCGGGAATATCCTTCAGCCGGTGCGCGTTGCGGATCAGCTGCTCGTCTTCCAGCCAGCCCTTGTGCACGAAATAATGGTTTTCGATGCGGGCAAAGGCGATGGCGAATTCGTCGCCGGTAAAGCTGTCGATCAGCGCCGCGTCGGGCACCAGCTTGATCGTGCTGCCTTCCCACCGGCTCCACGCGCGCGCCGCCTCGATGCGCACCGCCGGATCGTCATGCGTCAGGCGGCGGCGATAGGCGCCCACAAGATCATGGCGCTCGTCCTCGGCGATGGGGGCCAGGAAGCCTTCCCACAGATCGGGGAAAAGCCACGAGGCGCCCTCCTGATAATACCAGTCGATCTCACTCTGGCGGACGGTGAAGATGCCGCGCAGGATCAGCCCGCTCGTGCGCTCGGGATGCGTTTCGGCATAGGCCAGCGCCAGCGACGATCCCCATGATCCGCCGAACACCAGCCATTGCTCCGCCCCCGCCATGTCGCGCAGCCGTTCGATATCGGCCACCAGATGCCAGGTCGTGTTGTTTTCCAGCTCGGCATGGGGACGCGAGCGGCCGCAGCCGCGCTGGTCGAACAACATGATGTTGTAGCGCGCGGGATCGAACAGCCGGCGATGCTGCGGGCTGCACCCGGCCCCCGGGCCACCGTGCAGGAAGACGACGGGGATGCCGTCGGGATTGCCGCATTGCTCCCAATAGACGCTATGGCCATCCCCGGTGTCGAGATGGCCGGAGCGATAGGGTTCGATGGGCGGATAAAGCGTTTTCAGGGGCTGGTTCGTCATGGCAATTACTTGCGCCCGCCCAGCCCCCGAAGCAAGCGCTCAGCCGAGGCCCTGCGCGTGCGCCGCGCGTTCCAGTTCCTCGCGGAAATCGGGATGCGCGATGCCGATCAGCGCCGCGGCGCGTTCGCGCATCGATTTGCCCTTCAAATTGGTCCAGCCATGCTCGGTCACCACGATCTGGGTATCGTTGCGCGGCGTGGTCACCGGGCCGTCGAGCGCGGGCACGATGCGCGATACCTTGCCGCCCGCCGCGGTCGAATGGCAGGCGATGATCGACATGCCGCCCTTCGACGCAAAGGCCCCGCGCACGAAATCGAGCTGCCCGCCCGCCGCGCTGAACTGGCGCCCGCCCATGAATTCCGAATTGCACGCGCCCGAAAGGTCCATCTGGATCGTCGCGTTCACCGAAACCATATTGTCGTTGCGCGCGATCACCGCGGGATCATTCACATAATCCACCGGATGCGCCTCGAGATCGCGGTTCTCGTGGATGAAATCGTAGAGCGCCTGATCGCCCATCGCGAAGGTATAGATGCCCTTGCCGGTATCGATCTGCTTGCGGCTGTTATCCACAACGCCGGCGCGCATCAGCGCGGCCAGCCCCGGCGTCATCAGCTCGGTATGGATACCCAGATGGCGGTGATCCTTGAGTGCGACGCACACCGCATCGGGCAGCGCACCGATCCCCATCTGCAGGCACGCGCCGTCGCGCACCATGTCCGCGATGATGTTGCCGATGGTGATATCGGGCCCGCGCGGGGGAGCCGCAGACACGCTCAGCAGCGGCTGCGGATTTTCGACGATCGCGGTCACTTCCGACACATGGACCGTGCAGTTGCCGAACACGCGCGGCATATTGGGATTAACCTCAAGGATCACGCGCCTGGCGTGGCGCGCGCAGGCCAGCGCATAATCGGTGTCGGTGCCAAAGCTGAAATTGCCGTCCGCATCCATCGGCGAAACGGTGGTGACGAAACTGTCGATATCGATCTCGTCGCACAACAGGCGCGGCGCGTGGCTGAACGCGGTCGGCACCACGTCGAGCGGCGCGCGCCCATCCGCCACCAGCCGCTTGTCCAGCGCGCGCTCGACGCCGCCGTGAAACAGGCTCATCGGCGTGATCCGGTCAAGCAGCTCATACCGCAAGATCGTATCCCCCGCGATCGCGGTCGACAGCAGATAATAAAGGCGCACATCGGTCAGATCACCACCCTCGGCGCGGGCGGCCAGTGCCGCCAGCAGCGCGGGTGGCTGGGACACGCCAAGACCCATTGCCAGCTTCGCGCCCGAAGGGATGAGCGCAGCGGCATTTTGGGACGACATCAAACGATTTTTATAGAGCGCATCGGGCGCGTTCATGAACAAACTCCGCAAACTGGTTCTGCGCAAATAGTGGCGCATCCATCCGGAGTTGATAAGCCAAAACGGCTCCGTTCACCGCAAATTTACCATGGCTGTGCGGTGGCGCACAGCCGGGGCCGGTTATCCGCCTACAAAGGGGGTGCGACCCAAACGGATCACGTCCTTTCAGGGCACCGATTCGGCATCATGGTCCGGTGGCACATCGCCGCCGGACCATGATGTTTTTCAGGCCGCTGCGATCAGTCGCGCAGCAGTTCGTTGATACCGGTCTTGGCGCGGGTCTGCGCGTCGACGCGCTTGACGATCACCGCGCAGTACAGCGACGGGCCGGTCGAGCCATCGGGCAGCGGCTTGCCGGGCAGCGCACCGGGGACGACCACCGCATAGCTCGGCACGCGGCCGATAAAGACTTCGCCCGTCGCGCGGTCGACAATCTTGGTCGATGCGCCCAGATAAACGCCCATCGACAGCACGGCGCCTTCCTCGACGATCACGCCCTCGGCCACTTCCGAACGCGCACCGATGAAGCAATTATCCTCGATGATCACCGGGTTGGCCTGCAGCGGCTCGAGCACGCCGCCAATGCCAACGCCGCCCGAAAGGTGCACATTCTTGCCGATCTGCGCACAGCTGCCGACGGTTGCCCAGGTGTCGACCATCGTGCCTTCGCCGACGAACGCACCGATGTTGACGAAGCTCGGCATCAGCACCGCACCCTTGGCGACGTGCGCGCCCGCGCGCACCACCGAACCGGGAACCGCGCGGAAACCGGCGGCGCGGAACTGCGCCTCATCCCAGCCCGAGAATTTCGAGGGCACCTTGTCGAACCAGTGCGCCGCACCCGGGGCGTTGGCGATCAGCGCATTGTCGTTCAGGCGGAACGACAGCAGAACCGCCTTTTTCAGCCACTGGTTCACCACCCATTCGCCGCCAACCTTCTCAGCAACGCGCGCGGTGCCGGCGTCAAGCGCGGCCAGCGCGTGGTTCACGGCGTCGCGCACTTCGCCCTTGGTGTCGAAACCCAGCGTGTCGCGTGCGTCCCACGCCTGTTCGATCACTGCCTGAAGATTGTCGCTCATGGTCATTCGCCCTCGATTACATGTTGCAGCCATTGGCCAAGTTCGGGGGTCTCATAGTCGATCATGTCGGCCTGAACACCCTCTCCGCCCAGTTCCGAACCATTATTGATCCAGACCGTCGTCATCCCCAGCGCCTTTGCGGGAACCAGATTGCGCGCCATGTCCTCGACGAACAGCGCCTCGCGCGGCGCAATCTCGAGCGTATCGCACATCCGCCGATATCCCGGCGCCATCGGCTTGGGCCGGTAATCGAGCTGGTGGATATCGTACACCGTCTCGAACAGGCCGTTCAGCCCCAGCTTGTCGAGCACGCGCCCGGCATATTCGGCATCGCCATTGGTGAAGACGATCCGGCGCCCGGGCAGCGATGCGATCCGGTCGATCACGGTCCTGTCGGGCGCAATCCGGTCGAGCGGGATGTCATGGACGAAATCGAGAAAATGGTGCGGATCGACGCCGTGATCCTGCATCAAGCCGGCCAGCGTCGTGCCGTGCGCGAGGAAATATTCCTTCTGCACCCGCCGCGCCTCGATCGGGTCGCAGGCGAGAAGCTCGGCGATATAGGCACCCATCCGATCGTCGATCAGCCCGAACAGGTCGGCCACGGGCGGATAGAGCGTGTTGTCGAGATCGAAGATCCAGGTGCGGACATGGGAAAGAGCGCGGATCATGGCCGCGCCTCTACCCCAAAGCGCCCCGCAAAGAAACAGCGCGCAGGCGCATCTCGCCCCGATGCCGGGGCTTTGGTTCGCGTCATCATGGCTTTCCGGCCGGGATTGCGCCGGTCAGACGGTGAAGCTCTCGCCGCAGCCGCACGCGCCCTTGGCATTGGGGTTTTCGAAGACGAACCCGGCGGTGAAGTCATCCTCCACCCAGTCCATCGTCGATCCGATCAGGTACAGAACCGATGCGGCGTCGATGAAAAAGGGGCCGGCGGGCGTCTCGATGCGTTCGTCGAACGACGCCGCCTCGGTGACGTAATCGACCGAATAGGCCAGCCCCGAACAGCCACGGCGCGGCGTCGACAGCTTCAGCCCCAGCGTCCCTTCGGGCGCCAGCCCCATCAGCTTGGCGATGCGCGCCTCGGCGTTTGCGGTCAGCGTCACCGCCGACGGGCGCGCGCGGGTCCGGGTGGTCGTTTCGGCCATCAGAGCATTCCCAGTTCGAGCTTGGCTTCGTCCGACATTTTCTGCGGGTCCCATGGCGGATCCCAGACCAGCGCCACTTCGGCCGAACCGATTCCCGGCACCGCGCCGACGCGCAGTTCCACCTCACCCGGCATCGATTCCGCCACCGGGCAGTGCGGCGTGGTCAGCGTCATGGTGACGACGGCATGGCCATCGGTCGTGATGTCGACCCCATAGATCAGGCCAAGGTCATAGATATTCACCGGAATTTCCGGGTCATAGATTTCCTTGAGCGCGGTGATCACGGCTTCGTACAGATCGCCGCCGGGTTCGCCCGCCGCCTGGTCGACAGGCTTTTGCGACAGGAAACCTTCCAGATAGTCGCGCTTGCGTTCCATCGTCTCGCGCGGGCTTTCCTCCACCACGGCATCGTCGACACGCGCCTTGGGCGGCTTCACGGCCTCGGTCACCTGCTCGACCTCGATCTTGTGTTCTTCGTTCACCCGAAAGCCCTTCACCCAAAAATGCGCGTTACGCGTTCAATGCCCTTGGCAAGCGCGGCCACGTCCGCCTCGCCGTTATAGATGCCAAAGCTGGCCCGGGCGGTCGCATGGACGCCCAGATGCGCCATCAGCGGCTGCGCGCAGTGATGGCCAGCCCGGATCGCCACATGGCTCTCGTCCAATATGGTGCCGATGTCATGGGGATGAACCCCCTTGATCCCGAAGCTCACGATCCCGGCCGAATCCTCCGGCCCGAAAAGCATCACGCTGTTGATTTCCGACAATGCGGCGCGCGCGGCGCGCACCAGTGCGGTTTCATGCGCATGGATCGCCTCGAGCCCGATCGATTCGACATAATCGACCGCGGCGTGCAGCCCGATCACCCCCACCACATGCGGCGTGCCTGCTTCAAAACGTGCGGGTGCGGGCAGATAGGTGGTCTTTTCAAACGTCACCCGGTCGATCATCGCACCGCCGCCATGCCAGGGCGGCATCGCATCGAGAATATCGGGCTTGGCCCACAGCACGCCGATGCCGGTGGGGCCGTACAGCTTGTGCCCCGAAAAAGCATAGAAATCGCAACCGATCTCGGCGACGTTCACCGGCAGGCGCGGCACCGCCTGACACCCGTCGAGCAGCAGCTTCGCGCCCACGCCGTGCGCCAGCCTGGCCGCGCGGTTCACGTCGAGCACCGACCCCAGCACGTTCGAAACATGCGCCAGCGCCACCAGCTTGTGCTGCGGCGTCAGCATCGCCTCGACGGCATCGAGGTCGATCTTGCCGTCCTCGGTCAGCGGGGCAACGTCGATCTCGATCCCGGTGCGATCGCGCAGCAACTGCCAGGGCACGATGTTCGAATGATGCTCGAGCAGCGACAAGAGGATGCGGTCGCCCGCCTTCAAATGGGTGTTGCCCCAGCTGTTGGCGACGAGGTTGATGCTCTCGGTCGCGCCGCGCGTGAACACGATCTCTTCGGGCGCGCCCGCGCCGATGAAACCGGCGATCCGTTTGCGCGCCGCCTCGAAGGCAATCGTCATCTCGGCGGAACGCTGATAGACGCCGCGGTGCACCGTGGCATAGGTTTCGCCGTAGCCCCGCGTGATCGCATCGATCACCGCGCGCGGCTTCTGCGCGGTCGCCGCCGTGTCGAGATAGGCCCAGCCCGTCGGGATCGCGGGAAAATCGCTGACATGGTCGAGCGGGCGGGTATCGGTCAGTACGCTCACAACAGCTTCTCCAGCGCGGCCAGCCCGGCTTGCTCGACACGGGCCCGCTCGGCTTCGTCGGCAATGCCGTCGAAGACGCCCGCCACGAACGCCTTCAGCATCAGCCGCTTGGCGTCCGCCGGCGGCAGGCCCCGGCTGGCGAGATAGAACAGCGCGTGCTTGTCGAGCTCGCCAACGGTTGCGCCGTGTGCGCACTTCACGTCGTCGGCATAGATTTCCAGCTCGGGCTTGGCGTTGGCTGTCGCCGTGCGGTCAAGCAGCATCGCCTTCACCGATTGCGCGGCATCGGTCTTCTGCGCATCGCGCGCCACCAAAATCTTGCCCAGATAGCTGCCCGTCGCGCGGTTCGCGAGGACGGAGCGCACCGTCTGGTTGCTCGTCGCCCCCGGCTCCATGTGGCGCACCGTGGTCACGATCTCGAGCGTCTGGGTTTCACCGCCGATGATCGCGCCGCCCATCTCGAAATGCGCGCCCTCGGCCAGCGTGACGTCGAGCGTGATCCGCCCGAACTGC is part of the Sphingomonas sp. C3-2 genome and harbors:
- a CDS encoding SUF system Fe-S cluster assembly protein: MNEEHKIEVEQVTEAVKPPKARVDDAVVEESPRETMERKRDYLEGFLSQKPVDQAAGEPGGDLYEAVITALKEIYDPEIPVNIYDLGLIYGVDITTDGHAVVTMTLTTPHCPVAESMPGEVELRVGAVPGIGSAEVALVWDPPWDPQKMSDEAKLELGML
- a CDS encoding HesB/IscA family protein is translated as MAETTTRTRARPSAVTLTANAEARIAKLMGLAPEGTLGLKLSTPRRGCSGLAYSVDYVTEAASFDERIETPAGPFFIDAASVLYLIGSTMDWVEDDFTAGFVFENPNAKGACGCGESFTV
- a CDS encoding acetyl-CoA hydrolase/transferase family protein, encoding MSSQNAAALIPSGAKLAMGLGVSQPPALLAALAARAEGGDLTDVRLYYLLSTAIAGDTILRYELLDRITPMSLFHGGVERALDKRLVADGRAPLDVVPTAFSHAPRLLCDEIDIDSFVTTVSPMDADGNFSFGTDTDYALACARHARRVILEVNPNMPRVFGNCTVHVSEVTAIVENPQPLLSVSAAPPRGPDITIGNIIADMVRDGACLQMGIGALPDAVCVALKDHRHLGIHTELMTPGLAALMRAGVVDNSRKQIDTGKGIYTFAMGDQALYDFIHENRDLEAHPVDYVNDPAVIARNDNMVSVNATIQMDLSGACNSEFMGGRQFSAAGGQLDFVRGAFASKGGMSIIACHSTAAGGKVSRIVPALDGPVTTPRNDTQIVVTEHGWTNLKGKSMRERAAALIGIAHPDFREELERAAHAQGLG
- the pip gene encoding prolyl aminopeptidase, translated to MKTLYPPIEPYRSGHLDTGDGHSVYWEQCGNPDGIPVVFLHGGPGAGCSPQHRRLFDPARYNIMLFDQRGCGRSRPHAELENNTTWHLVADIERLRDMAGAEQWLVFGGSWGSSLALAYAETHPERTSGLILRGIFTVRQSEIDWYYQEGASWLFPDLWEGFLAPIAEDERHDLVGAYRRRLTHDDPAVRIEAARAWSRWEGSTIKLVPDAALIDSFTGDEFAIAFARIENHYFVHKGWLEDEQLIRNAHRLKDIPGVIIQGRYDAATPPRTAWDLHRAWPEAAFHMIGDAGHAYDEAGILDQLIRATDGFADKL
- a CDS encoding cysteine desulfurase — translated: MSVLTDTRPLDHVSDFPAIPTGWAYLDTAATAQKPRAVIDAITRGYGETYATVHRGVYQRSAEMTIAFEAARKRIAGFIGAGAPEEIVFTRGATESINLVANSWGNTHLKAGDRILLSLLEHHSNIVPWQLLRDRTGIEIDVAPLTEDGKIDLDAVEAMLTPQHKLVALAHVSNVLGSVLDVNRAARLAHGVGAKLLLDGCQAVPRLPVNVAEIGCDFYAFSGHKLYGPTGIGVLWAKPDILDAMPPWHGGGAMIDRVTFEKTTYLPAPARFEAGTPHVVGVIGLHAAVDYVESIGLEAIHAHETALVRAARAALSEINSVMLFGPEDSAGIVSFGIKGVHPHDIGTILDESHVAIRAGHHCAQPLMAHLGVHATARASFGIYNGEADVAALAKGIERVTRIFG
- a CDS encoding SufD family Fe-S cluster assembly protein; its protein translation is MTSPLALPTRKDEAWRYSDLEALARVWPDVPGKREAIDVAAGESITRIVVQDAGDVGAVTVEDYTITLGRDARAEFYILNTGGQFGRITLDVTLAEGAHFEMGGAIIGGETQTLEIVTTVRHMEPGATSNQTVRSVLANRATGSYLGKILVARDAQKTDAAQSVKAMLLDRTATANAKPELEIYADDVKCAHGATVGELDKHALFYLASRGLPPADAKRLMLKAFVAGVFDGIADEAERARVEQAGLAALEKLL
- the dapD gene encoding 2,3,4,5-tetrahydropyridine-2,6-dicarboxylate N-succinyltransferase; the encoded protein is MSDNLQAVIEQAWDARDTLGFDTKGEVRDAVNHALAALDAGTARVAEKVGGEWVVNQWLKKAVLLSFRLNDNALIANAPGAAHWFDKVPSKFSGWDEAQFRAAGFRAVPGSVVRAGAHVAKGAVLMPSFVNIGAFVGEGTMVDTWATVGSCAQIGKNVHLSGGVGIGGVLEPLQANPVIIEDNCFIGARSEVAEGVIVEEGAVLSMGVYLGASTKIVDRATGEVFIGRVPSYAVVVPGALPGKPLPDGSTGPSLYCAVIVKRVDAQTRAKTGINELLRD
- a CDS encoding pyrimidine 5'-nucleotidase yields the protein MIRALSHVRTWIFDLDNTLYPPVADLFGLIDDRMGAYIAELLACDPIEARRVQKEYFLAHGTTLAGLMQDHGVDPHHFLDFVHDIPLDRIAPDRTVIDRIASLPGRRIVFTNGDAEYAGRVLDKLGLNGLFETVYDIHQLDYRPKPMAPGYRRMCDTLEIAPREALFVEDMARNLVPAKALGMTTVWINNGSELGGEGVQADMIDYETPELGQWLQHVIEGE